From the Variovorax paradoxus genome, the window GCAGTTGACTGGAAGTGACCGCCCTGCGATCAGGCCACGAAAACCCGGGGCGCCGTGTCAGACGCCGTCGTTTTCCCCCGGCCCGTAGGACGCCAGCACTTCATGGCGCGCCGGATGCGACGGCCAGGACCGCACAAGCAGGAAGTTGTTCACCGGCCAGCGAATGGACAGCGGATTGCGCGGACAGGCTGCGCCCGTTGTCTTGCGCGCGATGGTGATGTGGGGCGTGAGCCTCGGCGTCCGCGTTGCGATGCCCGCGTGCGCCACCGCGAACGAAATGCGCCGGTGCAGCGCACGCAAGCCGTCGTGTTCCGCAGTCTGCATCACCGCGATGTCGTTGTTCCAGGTGCGCGAGCTGTCCAGCACGAGATCGAGCGGGCGCATCGGGATGTCGGACAGGGATTCGTCGAGCCGCTGCAGGACGGCGTCGCGCTGGTCGTCCAACGCATGGAGCGTGAGGTGCAGCCGTTGGCTCGGCGGAAAGCGGCTGCTTTTCGTCCAGATCCAGTCCTTGCGATGCGCTTCGATCGCGCGCTGCACGCCGCGGTCGGGGAAGAGAGCGATGAGAAGGTGGGACGGTCCGAGCGAAGGGGCGGGGCCGTCATCCGGATCGGGTTCTTGGGGATAGTCGTTGCCGCGGGTGAAGTCGTCCATGCTGTTCTCCCGGTGAAGGTGAAGCTGAAGGCGGTTCAGGAACCGGCAGGCCACCAGTGCTCGGTGGTCGTCCGGATGACGCGCGCCGCCTGAACGCGAACGTCGTTGCTTTCGTCGTTGCCGATGAGATTCCCGTGGTCCTGCTCGCGGGCCACCTTGAAGGGCCACGACGAGATGCGCCCTGTGCGCGTGCGGGTCTGCATCTGCTGCAGGTTGGAGAAGAAAAGGGTCTGCGCCGGGACGGGCGCAGGAGGGTTGGCGGTGGTCATGGTGTCGCCTCGGTGGTGTTCTTGGAGACGACCCATCTTAAGGAAATGCTGTATGGATGTACAGTATTTTCGGAGTGTCAAACCTTGGGCCTGCGTGTTGCAGGCCGTGCCGTTTCAACGCGGTACGGACGTACCCAGGAGCGCGTCCAGATCGATCGCCGCGGCCATTGCCTTGTAGCCCGCGTCGCCCGGGTGCAGGTGGTCGCCCGAGTCCATCGAGGCTTCCAGGCGCGAGGGGTGTGCAGGGTCGCGCAGCAGCGCATCGAAGTCGACCACGGCATCGAACGCGCCGCTCTCTCGTATCCAGCGGTTCACGGCCTGGCGCACCTGGTCCTTGGCAGGGGCGTAGTGGCCTTCGAGCGGCGTGCCTTCCAGCGCGCGTTCGGTCGGCGCGATGGTGCCCGCCATGATGCGCACGTTGTGGGCATGCGCCATCTCGATCAGCTGGAGGAAGCCCTGTATCAGTTGCTCTGCGCGCACCGCGGGCTCGCCGGGTGCGAACGGGCCGCCGGGCCAGCCGATGTCGTTGGTGCCCAGCAGCACGACTACGGCGCGCACACCGGGTTGCGCGAACACGTCGCGGCCCGCGCGCTCGATGCCAGCGCGGCCCATGCCGTCCTTCAGCAGCCGGCCGCCGGAGATGCCGGCGTTCAGCACAGCCACATGGCGCCCGGCGAACCGCTCGGCCAGGGCGTCGGGCCATCGGGTGTTGGCGCCGGGCGTGGAGCCGTTGCCGTCGGTCAGCGAATCGCCGAACGCGACGACGGTGACGGGCGGCTGAGGCGTCTCGACGATCAGCTCGCTGACATAGACCCGCGTGCTCCATGGCGTGGCGGCTTCGGGCATGCGCGCGGCGGAGGTGAGGTCGCCGTCGGCCACGTAGGCGACCTGGCGTGCATCGAAGTGAAAGCCCGCGGGCTGGCTTGGCTGCGGCAGATAGAGCGACACGGCCACTTCGCCGAGCGCGGGCAGCGGGATATCCACCGGATCGCTGACCAGCCGTGCACCGGGCGGCAGCGTGACTTCGGCTTGTCCGCCGAAGCGCAGCGCGCGGCCGCTGCCCTCGACGATGGCCGAGCCTCCGGCATGCCGTGCCACGCGTGCCGCGCCCACATGCAGCGGCGTCGTGCCGCCTTCGTTGCTGATCACCACGCGCAGGCGCGTGCCGCCGATGCTCAGGCGCGCAACCTGGCGGATCGTCTGCCGGTTGAACTGGAAGGGCAGGCCCGATGGCAGCACGAAGTCGCCGCTCCAGATGGGTTGTGTGCTGGCCATCCAACTGGGGCTCCAGTACGTGCCCGCGGTGCCGGGCGGTTCGGCCTGCGATGCGGCAACAGAGGTTGCCAGGGTGAGTGCCAAGGCGCCGTGGCGGGCGAGCGTCGCGAATGTCGATGTGGTCATGAGATGTTCCTTCGAGCGGGGGAAATTGAAGCGAGGGCTCGACTTTTCCGTATTCGAGTCTGGACAGGTAGAAGGCAGAATGGCATCCAGACCATTCCAGAATCGAATAAAACCAGACGCACCATGGACACCTTGCGCGCACTCGAAGCCTTCGTGCACAGCGTGGAACTCGGCAGCCTGTCGGGCGCGGCGCGTGCGCTGGACACCACACAGCCCACAGTCAGCAAGCTGGTCGCCGGGCTCGAGCGTTCGCTCGGCGTGCGGCTTTTGCGGCGCAGCGCGGCCGGGTTGAGCCTGACGGAGGAGGGCCAGCGTTTTCACGAGCGCGCGCGGCGCGTGCTCGAGGACTACGGCGATGCCGTGTCCGACGCTCGCGAGGGCCTCCACCAGCCGCGCGGCCTGCTGCGCATGAGCGCGCCCGTCACGCTCGGCCAGCGGCATCTCAATGCGATGGCGCTGGAGTTCCTCGCGCTGTACCCCGGGATCGAACTCGAGCTGTTGCTCGACGACCGCTTCGTCGATCCGCTGGAAGAGCGCATCGACGTGTCACTGCGCGTCGGCGGGCCGCTGCCGCCCGACCTTGTCGCAAGGCACCTCGGCACCTGGCCGCGCGTGCTGGTCGCGTCGCCCGGCTATGTGGCCGCACGCGGCAAGCCGCGCAAGCCTCAGGACCTGCTGGCGCACGACTACCTGCGCTACGGCGCCGGGGACGACGGCGTGCTGCTGCAAGGACCCGATGGTGCGCTCACGGTTCCGGTTCGCAGCCGCTACCGTGTCAACAACGCAGTGGCCATGCTGGACAGCGTTCTCGGCGGTGCGGGCATCTCGCTGCAGCCGACGTGGATGGTGGCCGAACCTTTGGCTCAGGGCCGCCTTGTGCGCGTGCTGCCGAGACACAGCGGCCCTGCGCAGGAAGTGCACCTGCTGTATGCCCCGCGCCGCCAGTTGCCGTTGCGGGTGCGTGTGCTCGTGGACTTCCTGGCCGAGCGGGTGGCGAAGCTTCCGGGTGCCACGCGCAACTAGCAGCGAAGGGTTCAGGTGTTGCGCAGCTCGCGCGTGCCGACAGGCGTGTCGGGGCCGGTGCGCACGTTGCGCTCGATGAATTCGCGCGCGATGGCTTCCGCGTTGGCGGGCGCCGGCCCGTTGAAGGACATGCGGTACTTCAGCAGCCGCCCGCCGCGTGCCGTCAGGTACGCAAAGGAGTCGTAGGTCTTTTTGTCGCGCGCATTCACCAGCCGGAATGAGATCGACCGGAACGTCAGTCCCTCGATGCGAACGTCGCGCGTCGGGCCGGGCTTTGCGCTGGTGTAGAAGCCCAGCGCCGTGGCGCGCTGCACCTCGGCGATCGTGTTCCTGAATTGCTCGTCGAACTTCGGGTCATCCACACCGGTGCGCCAGTCGGTGCGCTTCATGTCGTAGACATAGACGTCGATCCAGCCGACACTGCTCTCGAAGCGGTGGCTGCGCCCCAGGCCCGGGTTCGCCGCCTCGTAAGACCTGGAGTCGATGTAGCGCCACTGGACTCCGGTGGGCCTGGCTGCCGACGCCTCCTCGGCGATCGCATTGCCAGCCGTGCCGGGCGGCGTGCCGGGCGCCGTCGCGCAAGCGCCGAGGAAGGCGCAGAGAAGCAGGGCGAAGAGCAGTTTCATGGCCGGCTCCAGGGGGAGAAAAGGGTTGGCGTGCAACGGATCATGCCGCACGACCGCCTATATACTCGCGCCTGTCATCTTTCTGGCCGCGTTCGTCGGCCACCAGATGCGGGTGTAGTTCAATGGTAGAACGGCAGCTTCCCAAGCTTCATACGAGGGTTCGATTCCCTTCACCCGCTCCAGCAACCCGGCCGCTTCTCTTCTCATGCGTGAGAGTCGTCCTCCGGAAGCTCGTACATCCCCACGCGCGCGGCGCGCCCCGGCTTCTTCTTCGACAGGTCCAGCCACGCGAGCCCGACTTCGATCTTCACGTCCGGCATCGTCGCGTCCTCCTGGCCGTCGGCCACCACGACAGTGAAGCCGCGTTCGCGCAGCCGCTCGACGACGGACAGGTCAAGGCCCGCACCGTTGTAGATGTTGCGGCTTGCCAGCCGGTGGGCATGGAAGAAAGCCTCGTAGCCGACGCCCGGAAGCATCTTCGCCACCTCGTTCCATCTCAAAATCAACCGTGCGCCTTCAGGCCACGGCTGGACCGCGAGCGTCTTCAACGCTGCCACGACCCGCTCCATCTCGCTTACGCCCGACATCTCCGCCTCAATGTAGTTTCGCGGGATGGTAGCTTGCGGCGCAGGAGTTACGACACAAATTAACACTCTGCTCATGCTCCCAAATTGATTGTTAATACTTGTGAATTAATTCCTGGGGGCGTGTGGTTTCGGCGCCTATGCTCGGCCCCATGAGAGCTCCCTCATCTCTTCTTGAATTGCCCGACGGATGGTCCGCGGATTTCGAGATCATGCGGACGGTCCACGGCTCCTATGCCGGTATCGCGAAGCTGAGCCTGGAAGGCGTGCAGAAGTGCGCGCTGGTGATCACGCAGCAGCTGACATGGGACGGCGCCTTCGAACGCGCCCGCGTTCGCGCCGCGCATTTCGTCAGGGAATGGGCCGCCAGCCCGCGCGACTGACCCGGTCAGGTCGGCCGACGCCGCCGCCGCGATGCGCGCGCGGCGTGACATCTCGGAACGTTCTTCACAGAAGCGATGTGCGCGGGCCTGCGCCGTGCGCCGTTGTCTACCCATCGGGACTTTTCCCGCACTTCTGGAGACGACGTGGACATTCATCGCAGGAACATTCTCAGGATCGCCGCCGCGGGCGCGGTTGCAGCCGGCGCGCTGTTCGCCGCTGGTTCGGCCAGCGCGGCAACGAGCTGGTCCATCGGCGTCAACATCCCCGGCGTCGTGGTGAGCGAGCCCGCGCCGGTGTACTACGAACCGGCTCCGGTCTATTCGCCGCCGGCACCTGTCTACTACCAGCCGCCACCGGTGCGCTACCGTCCGCCGGCCGTCTACGAGCCGGCACCTGTGTACTACGAGCCCGGCCCGCGCTGGGGCCACGAGGAGCGCCGCGAATGGCGCCGTCGCGAGTGGGAGCGCCGCGAGCACTATCGCCGTTACCACGAAGACCGCGATTGATTCCAGGTTTATTTTTCGGGAGCGCGTAAAAAAACTGCTCTCGCTGCCTCTTTCGTGGGCATCGTGTTGCAGGCCTCGCCAGGCAACGGGTTGCGGCGCTTCGCACAAGGTTTTCCACAGCGTTGTCCCCATAGGAAAGGGACAACGCATCGCCGCTGTGTGCTAGGGAGAAGCATCTCAAGAAGCCGATCGGCCAGGAGGAGGTAGCCGTAAGGTAGGCAAGCGGCCGATAGACGCGGCGAACCGGCGCGAGGAACATGCAGGCTTGCGCGCAGTCGCGCAGAAGGAGCGTGAGATGACGTTCGACTTCCTGTTTCGCCCGTCCCACACCGCGTACCTCCGGCGTGCCGCCGCGCTGCTCGAGGAGGCGCAGATGGCGCGCATCGAGCACCAGGCCGCAGCGGAGCATCACAGTGCGCTGGCGCGGATGTATGCCGAGCGCGTCAGGCGCCTGGAGAACGAGCTCTACCGCCAGCCGCGCAACGTCGAGCATCCGCCGTCAGACGCCACCGTCCCCGCCGAGGAGCGGCCCCAGTTGTACTCGCTGGATGCGAACCGCAAACCGGGCCTGACTTCGGCCACGTGACCGGCGCGCAGCAAGCAAAAAAATACCCGCCGAAGCGGGTTTCGAGGAGCCCTGGCGGGCGCTCTAAGAACAATACAGAGAGCTCTTCTTTTGTACGGCCCTGTTGCGTGACAGCATTTGCATGGTCAACGGGTATCCCGTAGGCGGCTGTCAGTCAGAAACAGTCAGCCGCCGTAGGACACTCATTAAAGCGTGAACTAATTGGCAGTTTTTAGGGCTCCCGTCGCGCGCATCTCGTGGCTGCGCCCACCGTGCACGCGGGAAGTGTCGGTCCCGTCCGACACGGTCTTGTCGCACGAAGCCCTAGATTTTGCGGACTCGCTCTACGTGCGAGTTCTCTGTGTGTGACAGCACTCAAGAGGTTCACAACCCAGCCTCGTGCTGGGTTTTTTTTATTCATCTCAAAAGCTCGAACTGAAACTCCGTCGTACGCGGATTGCTCAGCAGCGGGGCGGTCTGTTCGGTGGCGTGGTCCCAAGCCTCGCGCCATGCACGTGCCAGCGCGACCTGCGCCTGCGTCAATGCACCAGACCCCGATTCGAGCTGGTTCGCCCACGCCCGGTAGCACTTCACCACGTGGGTCGGTGCGCCGATGCGTTGCTCGAGCAGCCTCAGGAAGGTGAAACGGACCTCCATCAGGTCGCGAATGGAGAGGTCGTTGCCTTCCAGTCGCACGGTGTAGGGTTGCTCGCGGTGGGCTGTGTCTTCAAACATCGGGCTCGCATGCAAGAGGTTGCGAGCCAGCTTGCCAGGAGCGCGATACCGCTCTTCCGAAGGTCTCAGGCCTCGCCTCGCGAAAGGTGTGAGCGCCGGATGGTAGCGAGTTGCGCGTTGCAGAATTCGGGACGGTGGTTCCGGTTTGTTGCTTTAGGCGGGCCCGATTGCGCGCCAGTCACGGACGCGGTAGGCAGGCCGGCCCGCGTCAGCGCAGGAACACGTGCTGCATGAACTGCCTGATCGGGTACTGGATGACCGCCTGCAGTCTCGCGGGCAGTTCCAGCGGCCGCATCAGCATCTTGAGCGTGGTGGCGGCACTGAGGTTCGTGCGGATGGTGCTGTTCATGCGCGCGCTCAGGGCCTGCACGTAGGCAGTGTCGCTCGCGCGCTCGGGCGACCGCGTCTGCACGACGTGGCGGATGGCGCAGTCGGCGTCCTCGCTTTTGAGTTCGAGCGTGCGCTGCCCGATGGTGCGGAACACGCGCAACCGGCTGAGCTTCTCCTGCGTGCGGTAGCGCCGGTAGTAGCGATAGAAGTGCTTGTAGTGATTGACCTCGTCGGTCGCGATGCGGGTGGCGAGATCGTGCAGCACGGGCTCGTCGGTGCTGCGCGCCATCGCGCGGTAGTAGGTGGCGGTGCCCGTCTCGACCACGCAGCGCGCGGTCATTTCCAGGGCGCGGGTCGGTGCCAGCAGCTCGACCTTGCAGTAGGTCGCGTATTCCTCGAGGAAGCCCTTGTACGCCGTCTCCCAGTCGAACTCGGGCCATACGTACTCGACGTAGGCGCGAAGGGCCTTGCCGTGTTGCAGTTCCTCCTGTTCCCAATGGTTCGAGAGCCATTCGGTGACTTCGTCGTCACCCTTGAAGAAGTCGACCAGATTGTGCGTATACAGATCCGAGCCGCTTTCGATGAACGAAGCGCACGCCACCAGGTTGAAGAGGTTTTCGTCAGGGCGGACCTTGTCGAGCGCAATGCGCGAAAAGTCCAGGTCTTCGATCTTCCAGTGCCGTTCGGCTTCTTGGCTTGCCATGCGAACTCCTTGAGCTTTTATGTCCGTAGAAGTACGGATGGCGCAACCCTTGTTTGGTTCTCGTCTTTTGCGCCCGGACACATATTAGCCTCGGTACCGGGTTCATGCAGTCCGGTCTCGGGGCGGCGCGGGCATCATGGCCAAACCTATAATGGTTTGTTCAAGCAAATCAAGCAGTTAGGCCGGTTCGCCGCAGTGGGTTCGACACGAGGTCGCCATCGCCGCGCCGCCTCGACAGAAGACGAAATCCAAAGATGAGCCAGCCCACATTCACGGTCGCGGACATCCGCAAGACCTTTCTCGATTTCTTCGCCTCCAAGGGCCACACGGTGGTGCCCTCGAGTTCGCTGGTGCCGGGCAACGACCCGACGCTGATGTTCACGAACTCGGGCATGGTCCAGTTCAAGGACGTGTTCCTCGGCGAAGACAAGCGCAACTACGTGCGCGCCGCGTCGGTCCAGGCCTGCCTGCGCGCCGGCGGCAAGCACAACGACCTCGAGAACGTCGGCTACACCGCGCGCCATCACACCTTCTTCGAGATGCTGGGCAACTGGAGCTTCGGCGACTACTTCAAGCGCGAGTCGCTCACCTGGGCCTTCGAGCTGCTCACCAAGGTCTACAAGCTGCCGGCCGAGAAGCTCTGGGCCACTGTCTACATCGAGGACGACGAGGCCTACGACATCTGGACGAAAGAGATCGGCCTGCCGCCCGAGCGCGTGGTGCGCATCGGCGACAACAAGGGCGGCCGCTACATGTCCGACAACTTCTGGATGATGGCCGACACCGGCCCCTGCGGTCCGTGTTCCGAGATCTTCTACGACCACGGCCCCGAGATTCCGGGCGGCCCGCCCGGTTCGCCTGACGAAGACGGCGATCGCTACATCGAGATCTGGAACAACGTGTTCATGCAGTTCGACATGCAGCCCGACGGCTCGGTCAAGAAGCTGCCCGCGCCCTGCGTCGACACCGGCATGGGCCTGGAGCGCCTGGCCGCGATCCTGCAGCATGTGCACAGCAACTACGAGATCGACATCTTCGATGCACTCATCAAGGCCGCCGCGCGCGAGACCGGAACGCAGGACCTGTCGAACAACTCGCTGCGCGTGATCGCCGACCACATCCGCGCCACGTCGTTCCTGGTGGCCGACGGTGTCATCCCCTCGAACGAAGGCCGCGGCTACGTGCAGCGCCGCATCGTCCGACGCGCCATCCGCCACGGCTACAAGCTGGGCCAGAAGAAGCCGTTCTTCCACAAGCTGGTGCCCGACCTCGTGAAGCTGATGGGCGACGCCTATCCGAAGCTGGTGGCCGACGAAAAGCGCATCACCGACACGCTGAAGGCCGAGGAAGAACGCTTCTTCGAGACGCTGGCCAACGGCATGGAAATCCTCGACGCGGCACTCGCCGGCGGCGCGAAGACGCTGCCCGGCGAAGTGGCCTTCAAGCTGCACGACACCTACGGCTTCCCGCTGGACCTGTCGGCCGACGTGTGCCGCGAGCGCGGCGTGAGCGTCGACGAGGCCGGCTTCAACGCCGCCATGGAAAAGCAGAAGGCGGCAGGCCGTGCTGCCGGCAAGTTCAAGATGGACCGCAACGTCGAATACGCCGGCGCGGGCAACACCTTCACCGGCTACGAGCACCTCGAGGAAAACGCCAAGGTCGTGGCGCTGTACTTCGAAGGCGCTGCCGTCCAAGAACTGAAGGAAGGCCAGCCCGGCATCGTCGTGCTCGACACCACGCCTTTCTATTCGGAAAGCGGCGGCCAGGTCGGCGACCAGGGCGTGCTCGTTGCCGAAGGCGTTCAGTTCGGCGTGGAGGACACGCAGAAGATCAAGGCCGACGTGTTCGGCCACCACGGCACGCAGACGCAGGGCACGCTGAAGGTGGGCGATGCGGTCAAGGCAGCGGTCGACATCGAGCGCCGCAACGCGACCATGCGCAACCACTCGGTCACCCACCTGATGCACAAGGCGCTGCGCGAGGTGCTCGGCGACCACGTGCAGCAGAAGGGCTCGCTGGTCGATGCCGACAAGACCCGCTTCGACTTCGCGCACAACGCGCCCGTCACGCGCGACCAGATTCTCGAGATCGAGAAGCGCGTGAACGCCGAAGTGCTGGCCAATGCGCCCACGCAGGCCCGCGTGATGGACATGGAATCGGCCCAGAAGACCGGCGCCATGATGCTGTTCGGCGAGAAGTACGGCGAGACCGTGCGCGTGCTCGACATCGGCTCCAGCCGCGAACTCTGCGGCGGTACGCACGTGAACCGCACGGGCGATATCGGCCTGTTCAAGATCGTCAGCGAAGGCGGCGTGGCTGCGGGCGTGCGCCGTATCGAGGCCGTCACCGGCGCCAATGCGTTGACCTACCTGCAAGATCTCGAGTCGACCG encodes:
- a CDS encoding SGNH/GDSL hydrolase family protein → MTTSTFATLARHGALALTLATSVAASQAEPPGTAGTYWSPSWMASTQPIWSGDFVLPSGLPFQFNRQTIRQVARLSIGGTRLRVVISNEGGTTPLHVGAARVARHAGGSAIVEGSGRALRFGGQAEVTLPPGARLVSDPVDIPLPALGEVAVSLYLPQPSQPAGFHFDARQVAYVADGDLTSAARMPEAATPWSTRVYVSELIVETPQPPVTVVAFGDSLTDGNGSTPGANTRWPDALAERFAGRHVAVLNAGISGGRLLKDGMGRAGIERAGRDVFAQPGVRAVVVLLGTNDIGWPGGPFAPGEPAVRAEQLIQGFLQLIEMAHAHNVRIMAGTIAPTERALEGTPLEGHYAPAKDQVRQAVNRWIRESGAFDAVVDFDALLRDPAHPSRLEASMDSGDHLHPGDAGYKAMAAAIDLDALLGTSVPR
- a CDS encoding 2'-5' RNA ligase family protein, giving the protein MDDFTRGNDYPQEPDPDDGPAPSLGPSHLLIALFPDRGVQRAIEAHRKDWIWTKSSRFPPSQRLHLTLHALDDQRDAVLQRLDESLSDIPMRPLDLVLDSSRTWNNDIAVMQTAEHDGLRALHRRISFAVAHAGIATRTPRLTPHITIARKTTGAACPRNPLSIRWPVNNFLLVRSWPSHPARHEVLASYGPGENDGV
- a CDS encoding ferritin-like domain-containing protein; translation: MASQEAERHWKIEDLDFSRIALDKVRPDENLFNLVACASFIESGSDLYTHNLVDFFKGDDEVTEWLSNHWEQEELQHGKALRAYVEYVWPEFDWETAYKGFLEEYATYCKVELLAPTRALEMTARCVVETGTATYYRAMARSTDEPVLHDLATRIATDEVNHYKHFYRYYRRYRTQEKLSRLRVFRTIGQRTLELKSEDADCAIRHVVQTRSPERASDTAYVQALSARMNSTIRTNLSAATTLKMLMRPLELPARLQAVIQYPIRQFMQHVFLR
- the alaS gene encoding alanine--tRNA ligase, encoding MSQPTFTVADIRKTFLDFFASKGHTVVPSSSLVPGNDPTLMFTNSGMVQFKDVFLGEDKRNYVRAASVQACLRAGGKHNDLENVGYTARHHTFFEMLGNWSFGDYFKRESLTWAFELLTKVYKLPAEKLWATVYIEDDEAYDIWTKEIGLPPERVVRIGDNKGGRYMSDNFWMMADTGPCGPCSEIFYDHGPEIPGGPPGSPDEDGDRYIEIWNNVFMQFDMQPDGSVKKLPAPCVDTGMGLERLAAILQHVHSNYEIDIFDALIKAAARETGTQDLSNNSLRVIADHIRATSFLVADGVIPSNEGRGYVQRRIVRRAIRHGYKLGQKKPFFHKLVPDLVKLMGDAYPKLVADEKRITDTLKAEEERFFETLANGMEILDAALAGGAKTLPGEVAFKLHDTYGFPLDLSADVCRERGVSVDEAGFNAAMEKQKAAGRAAGKFKMDRNVEYAGAGNTFTGYEHLEENAKVVALYFEGAAVQELKEGQPGIVVLDTTPFYSESGGQVGDQGVLVAEGVQFGVEDTQKIKADVFGHHGTQTQGTLKVGDAVKAAVDIERRNATMRNHSVTHLMHKALREVLGDHVQQKGSLVDADKTRFDFAHNAPVTRDQILEIEKRVNAEVLANAPTQARVMDMESAQKTGAMMLFGEKYGETVRVLDIGSSRELCGGTHVNRTGDIGLFKIVSEGGVAAGVRRIEAVTGANALTYLQDLESTVQSVAATLKSPAAELQGRLAQVLEQVKALEREVGGLKGKLASSKGDELVSQAVDVNGIKVLAAKLDGADAKTLRDTMDKLKDKLKTAAIVLAAVEGDKVQIAAGVTADSVGRIKAGELVNFVAQQVGGKGGGKADMAMAGGTNAAGLPAALQSVQAWVSERA
- a CDS encoding LysR family transcriptional regulator, producing MDTLRALEAFVHSVELGSLSGAARALDTTQPTVSKLVAGLERSLGVRLLRRSAAGLSLTEEGQRFHERARRVLEDYGDAVSDAREGLHQPRGLLRMSAPVTLGQRHLNAMALEFLALYPGIELELLLDDRFVDPLEERIDVSLRVGGPLPPDLVARHLGTWPRVLVASPGYVAARGKPRKPQDLLAHDYLRYGAGDDGVLLQGPDGALTVPVRSRYRVNNAVAMLDSVLGGAGISLQPTWMVAEPLAQGRLVRVLPRHSGPAQEVHLLYAPRRQLPLRVRVLVDFLAERVAKLPGATRN